Proteins found in one Paenibacillus dendritiformis genomic segment:
- a CDS encoding sensor histidine kinase produces the protein MKERIRRLCKRHTALTEADITRLTEIAESFEMSEVKDDVFIDVLSSMGNEAIVVYHRRPDDGKSLYERPVEGEKALRENEPGVLRTLETGIMSQGLIANTQENHLVRQTVYPIKNQEGVIAVVIYEKDVSDNIQAHFNVTGTQYEDGEMSSMLTAMLRFKDSIINQLEDAVLVFDKHGFLKLKNKKADAYYRKLGYLEDIQGLHYDNLSLDQTIFSDVMKQYSTSPSCPLTTDVKVAGSYYQVKRLSIAERDLCIGVILHDVTEIKHKEAEIVSKSVAIREIHHRVKNNLQTVASLLRIQARQCDSPEAKKCLNDSVSRVLAIAATHELLSTEIDAQVDLLDVIRLIASNIERCFVDCSNVAIKIEASPSICLDSDRTVAIALIVSELLHNSYEHAFGDCSYGTITVNAQLDGGLVTVVVADDGVGFPVKDVSNKSLGLSIVRSYVKDKLKGKLDIESGPSKGTTVTFTFKK, from the coding sequence ATCAAGGAACGGATTCGGCGGCTGTGCAAGCGGCACACGGCACTGACGGAGGCGGATATTACCCGGCTGACGGAGATTGCCGAGTCGTTCGAAATGTCCGAAGTGAAGGATGATGTGTTCATCGACGTCCTGTCCAGCATGGGCAATGAGGCGATCGTGGTGTACCACCGCCGTCCGGATGACGGCAAATCGCTGTACGAGCGCCCGGTCGAGGGCGAGAAGGCGCTGCGCGAGAACGAGCCCGGCGTCCTGAGGACGCTGGAGACCGGAATCATGTCGCAGGGTCTCATCGCCAACACGCAGGAAAATCATCTGGTTCGGCAGACGGTGTATCCCATCAAAAACCAGGAAGGTGTCATTGCGGTCGTCATCTATGAAAAAGATGTGAGCGACAATATTCAAGCCCACTTCAATGTGACGGGAACGCAATACGAAGACGGCGAGATGTCCTCGATGCTGACCGCCATGCTGCGGTTCAAGGATTCGATTATCAATCAGCTGGAGGATGCTGTTCTCGTCTTCGACAAGCACGGATTTTTGAAGCTGAAGAACAAGAAGGCGGACGCCTATTACCGGAAGCTTGGTTATTTGGAGGATATTCAGGGCCTGCATTATGATAATCTGTCGCTGGATCAGACGATTTTCTCCGACGTGATGAAGCAGTACTCCACCTCTCCTTCCTGTCCGCTGACGACAGATGTGAAGGTGGCCGGCTCTTATTATCAGGTGAAGCGGTTGTCCATCGCGGAGCGGGATCTGTGCATCGGCGTCATCCTGCATGACGTGACAGAGATCAAGCACAAGGAAGCGGAGATTGTCTCGAAGTCGGTGGCTATCCGCGAGATTCATCACCGGGTCAAGAACAATTTGCAGACCGTGGCGTCGCTGCTCCGCATTCAGGCGCGGCAGTGCGACAGCCCGGAAGCCAAAAAATGCTTGAATGACAGTGTCAGCCGGGTGCTTGCCATCGCGGCGACCCATGAGCTGTTGTCGACGGAGATCGATGCGCAGGTGGACTTGCTTGACGTTATTCGGCTCATCGCTTCGAATATCGAGCGCTGCTTCGTCGATTGCAGCAATGTCGCCATCAAGATTGAGGCTTCGCCAAGCATCTGCCTGGACAGCGATCGCACGGTCGCGATCGCGCTCATTGTGAGCGAACTGCTGCATAATAGCTATGAGCATGCGTTTGGGGATTGCTCGTACGGCACGATTACAGTGAACGCGCAGCTGGATGGCGGATTGGTTACCGTGGTCGTGGCGGATGACGGCGTCGGCTTCCCCGTGAAGGACGTGTCCAACAAAAGCTTGGGCTTGTCCATTGTCCGCAGTTATGTGAAGGACAAGCTGAAGGGCAAGCTTGACATCGAGTCCGGCCCGTCGAAAGGCACGACCGTGACGTTCACCTTCAAAAAATAA
- a CDS encoding ANTAR domain-containing response regulator, whose product MNGKIVIVDDEPITRMDIREMLEEADYNVVGEASDGFEAIELCKKHLPDLVILDVQMPILDGLKAGKRIISEQLAGGVILLTAFSDKQTIEKATSIGALGYLVKPLDEKSFIPMVEVTIAKGKEIRKLEQNLSKLSQKMEERKAVEKAKGILMKENGCTEEEAYQTLRKLSMDRRCPMIEIATTIVISYD is encoded by the coding sequence ATGAATGGAAAAATTGTAATAGTCGACGACGAACCTATTACAAGAATGGATATTCGTGAGATGCTGGAAGAGGCGGACTACAACGTAGTAGGCGAAGCTTCTGATGGGTTTGAAGCCATCGAATTATGCAAAAAGCATCTGCCCGACCTGGTCATCCTGGATGTTCAAATGCCCATACTGGATGGGTTGAAGGCGGGTAAACGAATCATTTCAGAGCAGCTGGCCGGCGGAGTTATTCTCCTGACGGCATTCAGCGACAAACAGACGATTGAAAAAGCAACCTCTATCGGTGCGCTTGGTTATCTGGTAAAGCCGCTCGATGAAAAGTCGTTCATTCCCATGGTCGAAGTGACCATAGCCAAAGGCAAGGAAATACGCAAGCTGGAACAAAATCTATCGAAGCTGTCGCAGAAGATGGAAGAGCGGAAAGCGGTTGAAAAGGCAAAAGGGATTCTGATGAAGGAAAATGGCTGCACCGAAGAAGAAGCCTATCAGACCCTGCGCAAACTTAGCATGGATCGACGGTGTCCGATGATCGAAATTGCAACAACCATCGTCATTTCCTATGATTGA
- a CDS encoding EutP/PduV family microcompartment system protein, with protein sequence MKTIIFAGSTGSGKTTLCQWLHGQEIAYKKTQAVETFDQAIDTPGECIENRYLYKMLLVSSVDADVIGLVQDCTKEESYFPPAFATMFAKPVIGIVTKTELARTDEDIAQARAFLQAAGAERIFEVSTVENVGVDALRAYLEE encoded by the coding sequence ATGAAGACCATTATTTTCGCCGGCAGCACCGGCTCGGGCAAGACGACGCTGTGCCAATGGCTGCACGGCCAGGAGATTGCTTACAAAAAGACGCAAGCGGTGGAGACCTTCGACCAAGCGATCGATACGCCGGGGGAGTGCATCGAGAACCGTTATTTGTATAAGATGCTCCTTGTGTCGAGCGTCGACGCCGATGTAATCGGGCTTGTGCAAGATTGCACAAAGGAAGAAAGCTATTTTCCGCCGGCCTTCGCGACGATGTTCGCCAAGCCGGTCATTGGGATTGTGACCAAGACCGAGCTCGCCCGGACAGATGAGGATATCGCGCAAGCGAGAGCTTTTCTGCAAGCGGCGGGCGCAGAGCGCATTTTCGAGGTCTCAACGGTGGAGAACGTAGGAGTGGACGCTCTTCGGGCTTACTTGGAGGAGTAG
- a CDS encoding BMC domain-containing protein, with protein sequence MDQHNEKQRVIQEYVPGKQVTLAHIIANPNPDIYKKLGLGSDAQDAIGIMTITPSEASIIGADIATKAAGVQIGFVDRFSGSLVITGDVSSVESAVNEVLLGLQNILGFSAAKITRT encoded by the coding sequence ATGGACCAACATAACGAAAAACAACGCGTCATTCAGGAGTACGTGCCAGGGAAGCAGGTCACGCTGGCTCATATTATCGCGAACCCAAACCCGGATATTTACAAGAAGCTGGGCTTGGGGAGCGATGCGCAGGATGCCATCGGCATCATGACCATTACGCCAAGCGAAGCCTCCATTATTGGCGCGGACATCGCGACCAAGGCGGCTGGCGTGCAGATCGGCTTCGTCGACCGCTTCAGCGGATCGCTCGTCATTACAGGCGATGTATCATCCGTGGAATCGGCCGTGAATGAAGTTCTGCTGGGCCTGCAAAACATTCTCGGCTTCTCGGCTGCGAAGATTACGAGAACGTAG
- a CDS encoding 1-propanol dehydrogenase PduQ: protein MDKISMKTDIYLGQGALDRLMEWRNQRIFIVTDPFMVKSGMINMLFERLHESNEQYIFSNIVPDPPIEIVTEGVEALGAFQADRMIAIGGGSAIDAAKAMKIFAQKILNQHDMPFVAIPTTSGTGSEVTSFSVISDKKKNIKYPLVSDDMLPQEAILDPELVKSVPDFITADTGMDVLTHALEAYVSTKANDISDALAEKAIKLVFAYLPRAYKDGNDLEAREKMHNASCLAGMAFNIASLGLNHGIAHVAGAKFKIAHGRMNSLLLPHVIEFNADYKPGYGKEESNAAAVRYAEISKSLGLSAPNPKSGVRSLVQAIKQLQKQLRMPQSLRECNVDEALLEEMSASIAEGALKDGCTATNPRVPVVSDIVGILNKMFQY, encoded by the coding sequence ATGGACAAAATATCGATGAAAACCGACATTTATCTGGGGCAAGGCGCGCTGGATCGCCTCATGGAATGGCGGAATCAACGAATCTTCATCGTCACCGACCCGTTCATGGTCAAGTCGGGGATGATTAACATGCTGTTCGAACGGCTGCATGAGAGCAACGAGCAATACATTTTCAGCAACATCGTGCCCGATCCTCCGATCGAAATCGTAACGGAGGGCGTCGAAGCGCTCGGAGCGTTCCAGGCCGATCGGATGATTGCGATTGGCGGCGGTTCCGCGATCGATGCGGCCAAGGCGATGAAGATTTTCGCCCAAAAAATATTAAATCAGCACGATATGCCGTTCGTGGCGATTCCGACAACGAGCGGAACGGGCTCGGAAGTGACATCGTTCTCCGTTATCAGCGACAAGAAGAAAAACATCAAGTACCCGCTCGTATCCGATGATATGCTGCCGCAGGAAGCGATCCTGGACCCGGAATTGGTCAAGAGCGTGCCGGACTTCATTACCGCCGATACGGGAATGGACGTACTGACTCACGCGCTCGAGGCGTATGTATCCACCAAAGCGAATGATATATCCGACGCCTTGGCGGAGAAGGCGATCAAGCTGGTCTTTGCGTATTTGCCGAGAGCATACAAGGATGGAAACGATCTGGAGGCGCGGGAGAAAATGCACAATGCCTCCTGTCTGGCGGGCATGGCGTTCAATATCGCGTCGCTCGGACTCAATCACGGCATCGCTCATGTGGCCGGAGCGAAGTTCAAGATTGCGCACGGGCGCATGAATTCGCTGCTGCTGCCGCATGTGATTGAATTCAATGCCGATTACAAGCCGGGCTACGGCAAAGAGGAAAGCAATGCCGCGGCGGTCAGATACGCAGAAATCTCCAAGAGCTTGGGGCTGTCGGCTCCGAATCCGAAGAGCGGCGTTCGCAGTCTGGTTCAAGCGATCAAGCAGCTGCAGAAGCAATTGCGCATGCCGCAGTCGCTGCGGGAGTGCAATGTCGACGAAGCGCTGCTGGAAGAGATGAGCGCATCGATTGCCGAGGGAGCGCTCAAGGACGGCTGCACCGCCACGAATCCGCGCGTTCCGGTCGTGTCGGATATTGTCGGAATTTTGAACAAAATGTTTCAATATTAA
- the bluB gene encoding 5,6-dimethylbenzimidazole synthase, with protein MFNEIEKEAVYNVIHKRRDIRNFLPNPVPEEIIDRILEAAHHAPSVGFMQPWNFIIVDSMEVKERLAWATEKERRALAIHYEEERATQFLSLKIEGIKEAPLTICVTCDPTSGGSHVLGRNSIPETDILSTACAIQNMWLAACVEGLAMGWVSFYKKNDVRDILQIPPHIDPVALISIGYTDDYPSAPILEQVKWEKRKSLKNLIFHNKWGEQ; from the coding sequence ATGTTTAATGAGATCGAAAAAGAAGCAGTTTATAATGTCATTCATAAAAGAAGAGACATTCGGAATTTTCTTCCGAATCCTGTACCTGAAGAGATTATCGACCGAATTTTGGAAGCGGCACACCATGCACCCTCTGTAGGATTTATGCAGCCATGGAATTTCATTATAGTGGATTCTATGGAAGTCAAAGAGAGATTAGCTTGGGCGACAGAAAAAGAAAGACGAGCGTTGGCGATTCATTACGAAGAAGAGCGCGCTACCCAATTTTTAAGTTTAAAAATTGAAGGAATTAAAGAGGCGCCCTTAACGATCTGTGTCACCTGCGATCCAACAAGCGGTGGCTCGCATGTACTAGGACGAAATTCGATTCCGGAGACGGATATTCTTTCTACCGCATGTGCAATCCAAAATATGTGGTTAGCGGCGTGTGTAGAAGGTTTAGCCATGGGATGGGTAAGTTTTTACAAAAAAAATGATGTTCGAGATATTTTGCAAATACCTCCGCACATTGACCCCGTTGCTTTAATTTCCATTGGATATACGGACGACTACCCCTCTGCTCCCATTTTAGAACAAGTGAAGTGGGAAAAACGAAAATCTCTTAAAAATCTAATATTTCATAATAAATGGGGAGAACAATAA
- a CDS encoding manganese-dependent inorganic pyrophosphatase produces MEKVLIFGHKNPDTDTICSAIAYADLKTQLGFHVEPVRLGSVNGETQFALDTFQAEAPRLVETVANEVNGVILVDHNERQQSANDIDQVQVLEVIDHHRIANFETSGPLYYRAEPVGCTATILNKMYKENGKTISKNIAGLMLSAIISDSLLFKSPTCTEQDVAAARELAAIAGVDAEKYGLDMLKAGADLSDKSIEDLLSLDAKEFTMGSAKVEIAQVNAVDVNDVLSRQAEVEAALSGIIAKKGLDLFVFVVTDILNSNSVAIALGSKADAVEKAYNVSLENNTALLKGVVSRKKQIVPVLTDTLSK; encoded by the coding sequence ATGGAAAAAGTTCTCATTTTCGGACATAAAAATCCAGACACAGATACGATTTGTTCCGCCATTGCTTATGCAGATTTGAAAACCCAATTAGGCTTCCATGTCGAGCCGGTTCGCCTTGGCAGCGTGAACGGGGAAACACAGTTCGCCCTGGATACGTTCCAAGCGGAAGCGCCGCGCCTGGTAGAGACCGTGGCTAACGAAGTGAACGGCGTTATTCTCGTCGATCACAACGAACGTCAGCAAAGCGCCAACGACATTGATCAAGTTCAGGTGCTGGAAGTGATTGACCATCACCGTATCGCGAACTTCGAGACGAGCGGTCCGCTGTACTACCGCGCAGAGCCGGTTGGCTGCACCGCTACGATCTTGAACAAAATGTATAAAGAGAACGGGAAAACGATCAGCAAAAATATTGCCGGCCTGATGCTGTCAGCCATCATTTCCGATTCGCTGCTGTTCAAATCCCCGACTTGCACGGAGCAAGACGTGGCTGCTGCCCGCGAACTGGCCGCCATCGCCGGCGTCGATGCGGAGAAGTACGGATTGGACATGCTGAAAGCGGGTGCGGACCTGAGCGACAAGAGCATCGAGGATCTGCTCTCGCTCGACGCGAAGGAATTCACCATGGGCAGCGCGAAGGTGGAAATTGCGCAAGTCAATGCAGTGGACGTGAACGATGTGCTCTCTCGCCAAGCGGAAGTGGAGGCGGCCTTGTCCGGCATTATCGCGAAAAAGGGCCTTGACCTGTTCGTGTTCGTCGTCACCGATATTTTGAACAGCAATTCCGTGGCCATTGCGCTCGGCTCCAAGGCGGACGCTGTCGAGAAGGCGTACAATGTAAGCTTGGAGAACAACACCGCGCTTCTGAAAGGTGTCGTATCCCGCAAGAAGCAAATTGTGCCTGTGCTGACAGACACATTGAGCAAGTAA
- a CDS encoding MurR/RpiR family transcriptional regulator produces the protein MSSQVPAVIAKIVSQTQKLTYGENQIANFVIHNPEFITRNTITAIANEIGVSETSINRFCKKVGFKGFNDFKIAFAQDAFYRDMQAKKKERREINVIDALALDYNELIVNTSALITEDQLHQVVELLKGARRIVLIGLFDSFLAAMALKNRLAIIGVHADAINDSREMKIAASQCGPEDVVIAFSRSGSTREIIDAVSIAQVNQAKTVAVTCYDSSPITENAVVDIIAPDKISVNNSAFMSNHITFLFVVDLIMSVFISSDKQYLKKKLDSEGILASDQSITNYFL, from the coding sequence ATGTCTTCACAGGTTCCGGCGGTCATCGCAAAAATTGTATCGCAAACGCAAAAATTAACATACGGCGAAAATCAAATCGCCAATTTTGTTATACACAATCCGGAATTCATCACCCGTAATACGATTACGGCCATCGCGAATGAAATCGGCGTATCCGAGACAAGCATCAACCGTTTTTGCAAAAAGGTGGGCTTCAAAGGCTTCAACGATTTTAAAATCGCGTTCGCCCAGGATGCGTTTTACCGCGATATGCAGGCCAAAAAGAAAGAGAGACGCGAGATTAACGTCATTGATGCGCTGGCTCTCGATTATAACGAGCTGATCGTCAACACCTCGGCGCTCATTACGGAAGATCAGCTTCATCAAGTGGTCGAGCTGCTGAAGGGAGCGCGCAGAATCGTCCTCATCGGATTGTTCGATTCGTTCCTCGCGGCCATGGCCTTGAAGAACCGGCTCGCGATTATCGGCGTTCATGCCGATGCCATCAACGACAGCAGGGAAATGAAGATCGCCGCCTCCCAATGCGGTCCCGAGGATGTCGTCATCGCCTTCTCGCGTTCGGGTTCGACGCGGGAGATTATCGATGCCGTCTCCATCGCGCAGGTCAATCAGGCCAAGACCGTGGCGGTCACCTGCTACGACTCATCGCCGATTACGGAAAATGCGGTGGTCGATATTATTGCGCCGGATAAAATCTCAGTCAACAACAGCGCCTTTATGTCCAACCATATCACGTTTCTGTTTGTCGTCGATCTCATTATGAGCGTTTTCATTTCATCGGATAAGCAGTATTTGAAGAAAAAGCTGGACAGCGAAGGGATATTGGCCAGCGATCAGTCGATAACGAATTATTTTCTGTGA
- a CDS encoding hydantoinase/oxoprolinase family protein, whose translation MERRKVRVGIDVGGTFTDAAVIDNETYEVIGKMKIPTTHHDEDGVAKGIVQILKRILESEGIAPDDVTFIAHGTTQATNALLEGDVARVGIVGMGSGLDGMSARSESNPGDIELAPGKYLKTYHTYLDSKNLRDEDIEAAIDELARQGAEVIVASEAYSVDDPANELRVVEIANRKGMYATGGHEISQLYGLKTRTRTAVVNASLIPKMMETANMTEKSVKNANIQSPLMIMRCDGGVMSIDEVRKRPILTMLSGLAAGVAGVLMYEKVSDGIFFEVGGTSVDISVIKNGKVMIKNAQVGGHRTYLQSLDVRTLGIAGGSMIKVANGKIIDVGPRSAHIAGKEYEAFAPTEQIVNPKVKFVSPREGDPAEYIIFESETGKEFSYTLAGAANILGYIPEGDYARGNKEAAVRAWEALAAHVGLSVEEAARQVMNIAIDKTMKTVNEMIEDYELDRSFVTLVGGGGSGAVLVPAMAERERFRFQIANNAPYVSTIGVALAMVKEQLERTVVNPTEEDIKRIRSDIVERIVQSGASEDTVEVTIEIDSQKNILRAVATGSTELRSKDLGQQALSVEEMAAIAASSVDQPADSMKLASQCGRWSLFVCEETKKSFFGLIKKKTNYVSVLDREGVVRFKKGNVHYAKVAKAEFGNRLQDFLDDNTIYSDANATIPKVFVFYREKMLDLTGMQTKEQLMSILEIETEMLKEEEELIVIAYQ comes from the coding sequence ATGGAGAGAAGAAAAGTAAGGGTTGGGATTGATGTCGGAGGCACCTTCACGGATGCGGCCGTCATTGACAATGAGACGTATGAGGTTATCGGGAAGATGAAAATTCCGACGACACATCATGACGAAGACGGTGTGGCGAAAGGGATTGTGCAAATATTGAAGCGGATTTTGGAGAGCGAGGGCATTGCTCCGGACGATGTGACCTTTATCGCCCACGGGACGACGCAAGCGACGAACGCCTTGCTGGAAGGGGACGTGGCCCGAGTTGGCATTGTCGGCATGGGTTCCGGCCTTGACGGCATGAGCGCGCGCTCGGAGTCGAATCCCGGGGACATTGAACTGGCGCCGGGAAAATATTTGAAGACGTACCATACGTACCTCGATTCCAAAAATTTGCGGGATGAGGATATCGAAGCTGCGATTGACGAGCTTGCCCGGCAGGGGGCGGAGGTGATCGTCGCTTCCGAGGCGTATAGCGTGGATGATCCGGCCAACGAGCTCCGCGTTGTCGAGATAGCGAACCGCAAAGGCATGTATGCTACCGGCGGGCATGAAATCTCCCAGTTATATGGACTCAAGACACGGACAAGAACGGCGGTCGTAAATGCGTCCCTCATTCCGAAAATGATGGAAACGGCGAACATGACGGAGAAATCCGTCAAAAACGCGAATATTCAATCCCCGCTCATGATTATGCGCTGCGACGGCGGCGTTATGAGCATCGACGAGGTGCGCAAGCGTCCGATTTTGACGATGCTGTCGGGTCTAGCCGCCGGAGTTGCCGGCGTGCTGATGTATGAGAAGGTGTCGGACGGCATCTTTTTCGAGGTCGGCGGCACGAGCGTCGATATTTCCGTTATCAAGAACGGGAAGGTCATGATCAAGAATGCCCAGGTCGGCGGCCACCGGACCTATTTGCAGTCCCTGGATGTCCGGACGCTTGGTATTGCCGGCGGAAGCATGATTAAGGTGGCGAACGGGAAAATCATCGATGTCGGTCCGCGAAGCGCCCATATTGCGGGCAAGGAATACGAGGCGTTCGCCCCGACGGAGCAGATCGTCAATCCGAAGGTCAAGTTCGTCAGCCCGCGGGAAGGGGATCCGGCCGAATATATCATTTTCGAGAGCGAGACCGGCAAGGAATTCTCCTACACGCTGGCCGGCGCGGCCAACATTCTCGGCTATATTCCGGAAGGCGATTACGCGCGGGGGAACAAGGAAGCGGCCGTGCGGGCATGGGAAGCCCTTGCCGCCCATGTCGGCTTGAGCGTCGAGGAGGCCGCCAGACAGGTTATGAATATCGCGATCGACAAGACGATGAAGACCGTCAATGAGATGATCGAGGACTATGAGCTGGATCGCTCGTTCGTGACGCTGGTCGGCGGCGGAGGCAGCGGCGCCGTGCTCGTCCCGGCGATGGCGGAGCGGGAGCGGTTCCGCTTCCAGATCGCGAATAACGCGCCTTACGTATCGACCATCGGCGTCGCCCTGGCGATGGTGAAGGAGCAGCTGGAGAGAACCGTCGTGAATCCGACGGAAGAGGACATCAAGCGCATCCGCTCTGACATCGTCGAGCGTATCGTCCAATCCGGCGCCAGTGAGGATACGGTCGAGGTGACGATCGAGATCGACAGCCAGAAAAACATTTTGCGGGCAGTCGCTACCGGCTCGACAGAGCTTCGCTCCAAAGATCTCGGCCAGCAAGCGCTGTCTGTCGAGGAGATGGCCGCCATTGCCGCCAGCTCCGTCGATCAGCCGGCGGACAGCATGAAGCTGGCGTCCCAGTGCGGCCGCTGGAGCCTGTTCGTCTGCGAGGAGACGAAGAAATCGTTCTTCGGCCTGATCAAGAAGAAGACGAACTATGTGAGCGTATTGGATCGGGAAGGCGTGGTCCGGTTCAAGAAGGGGAACGTTCATTATGCGAAGGTGGCCAAAGCCGAGTTCGGGAACCGGCTGCAAGATTTTCTAGACGATAATACGATCTACTCCGACGCGAACGCGACGATACCGAAGGTATTCGTCTTTTATCGGGAGAAGATGCTCGATTTGACCGGGATGCAGACGAAGGAGCAACTGATGTCGATTCTCGAGATCGAGACGGAAATGCTGAAAGAGGAAGAAGAATTGATCGTCATTGCTTATCAGTAA
- a CDS encoding citrate transporter: protein MTSLMWVQAIGILLVFLVFVGLMMTRKLPTILALPLMAILFAVIAGVPWMSNDPEATTIAKTILSSGSMRLSGAIAGLIFGAWFGQILNKVGITKSIIRKAAELAGDKPVLIAVLFFATASIIFSAAGGLGMVILVGTIVIPIMLTAGISQFVASIVVISAVGVGALFNVSNWAVYVDVLGLSVQTIADYTLVAALPLILVSLAMIIFYIRRDGKGRKAWAMPTASGGEGKKVPAFALISPLVPVILVFAFKLDIVPAVVIGALVTILLTWPKRPIHVLSSALVEGIQDVAGAMALMIGIGILLNSVMAPQVSALISPLIEAVLPTSPLMYILFFTLLSPLAIYRGPLNVWGLGSGIAALFVSAGMTPVAAMLALRVVSNVQAVSDPTNSHNVWVADFTKSDINDILKKTLPWMMVAVLISMVFGSFMVF, encoded by the coding sequence GTGACATCGTTAATGTGGGTTCAAGCCATCGGCATTTTACTTGTCTTTCTTGTGTTCGTCGGGTTAATGATGACCCGGAAGCTTCCGACTATTCTCGCCCTGCCCTTGATGGCGATTCTGTTCGCCGTCATCGCTGGCGTGCCGTGGATGTCGAACGATCCCGAGGCGACCACGATTGCCAAGACGATTCTGTCATCCGGCTCGATGCGCCTGTCCGGCGCCATCGCAGGCTTGATATTCGGGGCCTGGTTCGGGCAAATCTTGAATAAAGTCGGCATTACCAAGTCGATTATCCGGAAAGCGGCCGAGCTTGCAGGCGACAAGCCGGTGCTGATCGCGGTCTTGTTTTTCGCAACCGCGTCGATTATTTTCTCGGCGGCCGGAGGCCTGGGCATGGTCATCCTGGTCGGTACGATCGTTATTCCGATTATGCTGACGGCGGGCATTTCCCAGTTCGTCGCCTCTATCGTCGTCATTTCCGCCGTCGGCGTCGGCGCGCTGTTCAACGTCTCCAACTGGGCCGTCTATGTCGATGTGCTCGGCCTCTCGGTTCAGACGATTGCGGATTATACGCTCGTCGCCGCGCTGCCGCTCATTCTCGTATCGTTGGCGATGATTATTTTCTACATCCGGCGGGACGGCAAGGGCCGCAAAGCATGGGCGATGCCGACGGCTTCCGGTGGAGAAGGCAAAAAAGTGCCTGCCTTTGCGCTCATTAGCCCGCTTGTGCCGGTCATTCTCGTCTTTGCGTTCAAGCTCGACATCGTGCCGGCGGTGGTCATCGGCGCGTTAGTTACGATACTGCTGACTTGGCCGAAGCGGCCGATTCATGTCCTGTCCAGCGCGTTGGTGGAAGGGATTCAGGACGTCGCCGGCGCGATGGCGCTCATGATTGGCATCGGCATTCTGTTGAATTCCGTCATGGCGCCGCAGGTATCGGCGCTGATCAGCCCGTTGATTGAAGCGGTGCTGCCGACCAGCCCGCTGATGTACATTCTGTTCTTCACGCTGCTGTCTCCGCTCGCCATCTACCGCGGGCCGCTGAACGTATGGGGACTGGGCAGCGGCATTGCTGCCCTGTTCGTCTCGGCGGGCATGACTCCGGTCGCGGCGATGCTGGCGCTGCGCGTCGTCAGCAACGTGCAGGCCGTATCCGACCCGACCAACTCGCATAATGTGTGGGTCGCGGATTTTACGAAGAGCGACATTAACGATATTTTGAAAAAGACGCTTCCTTGGATGATGGTCGCGGTGCTGATTTCGATGGTATTCGGGTCTTTCATGGTCTTTTAG